A window from Leptospira wolffii serovar Khorat str. Khorat-H2 encodes these proteins:
- a CDS encoding efflux RND transporter permease subunit — protein sequence MIDKLIRLSIKNRYLVLILTAGISIVGLYNAYQLSIDAIPDITNVQVSVVTQSPGLSPIEVEQFITYPIEMELTGVPNVTEIRSISRTGVSSVTAIFKDGTDIYFARQLINERLRAAEAVIPKGYGSPELSPIATGLGDIYEFVLTSDRHSPEELRTYLEWELAREIKSTEGIIDVNIIGGESRQYQIKIDPQRLAVHNITLSQLCEKLESANQNTGGGYISKGSEQIVIRGESQFKTVEEIRNVAVKTERDGVPLLLGQIATVETGPALRFGLMTKDAKGEVVGATAMMLMGQNSLEVVKLVKAKIEVLRGRLPEGMQIVTFYDRSEFIGRTLGTIFTNLAEAAVLVIIVLILALGTVKGALLVSLSIPIPMLAATIFMRMFGIVGNLMSLGALDFGLLVDGTIVMLESVLHGFILKKSFYELQNSQEDRKLAAEEIITESCLRVGRAAAFSVGIILLVYLPLMSLEGVEGRMFKPMAITVTISLAMALLFALTTFPAAASILFQQPVFHHSKFWDIASEKYQELLAFGMGNKKLFLRAGVGVFALSLILGSTLGSEFLPRIDEGEFAIDIKRLPSTSVNYSRETNTEIEKVLSKFPEVKSVVSKMGRGESAAEPIGTEEGESMVKLVPAKEWTSASSRDELMDKMKEAILKSVPSSTISLSQPIENRVNALLSGSKADVVIKIYGDDLKTLKDTAAQFADKIRKVPGAADLRVQRVLGLPLIEIKADRQKMARYGVEAEEILTTVESLRIGRRAGKVFEGFKRFDLVVRLQLDVSDLDKLENIPVMTSGGVTIPLGQVASIEFVEGPAAIYRESLKRRIMVETNVRGRDLVGFVNEAQKVTADLEKNLPEGYRTDWGGQFENFTRAKNRLLLVVPIALAIIFVMLIAAFGNIYYAAGVFIVVPLAVAGGIIGLVIRGLPFSIPAGVGFIAVSGIAVLNGVVYASTLKEELEKGVAVSEAVILAGLHSLRPVMTTEIIAAVGFIPMAISTMAGAEVQRPLATVVIFGVIVATVLSRVLLPIVMEYLLNLYQDQERRKQLRKKKLEAEFQASRAQERAIFHFDSHKETEEISWNSEESEEEETPKTKKVKSGSKKSRK from the coding sequence ATGATTGATAAACTGATACGACTCTCGATTAAGAATAGATACTTAGTACTCATCCTCACCGCGGGGATCAGTATCGTCGGACTATATAATGCGTATCAACTTTCCATAGACGCCATCCCGGATATTACGAACGTTCAAGTTTCGGTGGTTACCCAATCTCCGGGACTCTCTCCCATAGAGGTGGAACAATTCATCACTTATCCGATAGAGATGGAATTGACCGGAGTTCCGAATGTGACGGAGATCCGTTCCATTTCCCGTACGGGAGTGAGTAGCGTGACCGCCATCTTCAAGGACGGGACGGATATTTATTTCGCAAGACAGCTCATCAACGAAAGGTTGAGAGCCGCTGAAGCCGTGATTCCCAAGGGCTACGGTTCTCCGGAGCTCTCCCCTATCGCGACCGGTTTAGGGGATATCTACGAATTCGTGCTCACGAGCGATAGACATTCGCCGGAGGAACTCAGAACCTATCTAGAGTGGGAACTCGCGAGGGAAATCAAGTCTACGGAAGGGATCATCGACGTAAACATCATAGGCGGAGAATCCAGACAATACCAGATCAAAATCGATCCCCAAAGATTAGCGGTTCATAATATTACGCTTTCCCAACTTTGCGAAAAATTGGAATCCGCGAACCAGAACACCGGTGGAGGATATATCTCCAAAGGCTCCGAACAGATCGTGATCCGGGGAGAAAGCCAATTCAAAACCGTAGAAGAGATACGTAACGTAGCCGTAAAGACGGAGAGAGACGGAGTTCCTCTTCTCTTAGGGCAGATCGCGACCGTGGAAACCGGACCGGCTCTCCGATTCGGACTCATGACCAAGGACGCCAAGGGAGAAGTCGTGGGAGCCACCGCGATGATGCTCATGGGACAGAACTCTCTAGAAGTGGTAAAGCTCGTGAAGGCAAAGATAGAAGTCTTACGAGGTCGACTGCCCGAAGGAATGCAAATCGTGACATTCTACGATCGTTCGGAATTCATCGGACGAACGTTAGGAACCATTTTCACGAACCTGGCAGAGGCTGCGGTCTTAGTCATCATCGTTCTCATTCTCGCTCTAGGAACCGTTAAGGGAGCGTTACTCGTAAGCTTATCCATCCCGATTCCTATGCTTGCGGCGACCATTTTCATGAGAATGTTCGGTATCGTGGGAAATTTGATGTCCTTAGGAGCCTTGGACTTCGGACTCCTTGTGGACGGAACCATCGTGATGCTGGAATCCGTTTTGCATGGATTCATCCTGAAAAAATCATTCTACGAATTACAGAATTCGCAGGAAGATAGGAAGCTCGCGGCGGAGGAAATCATCACGGAGTCCTGCCTTCGAGTGGGAAGAGCCGCGGCATTCTCCGTTGGGATCATCCTACTCGTATATCTGCCCCTAATGTCCCTCGAAGGCGTGGAAGGAAGAATGTTCAAACCGATGGCGATCACGGTCACCATCTCCTTGGCGATGGCTCTTCTTTTCGCCCTCACCACCTTCCCCGCAGCGGCGAGCATACTTTTCCAACAGCCCGTATTTCATCATAGCAAATTCTGGGATATAGCCTCCGAGAAATACCAGGAACTCCTGGCGTTCGGTATGGGGAACAAGAAACTTTTCCTAAGAGCGGGCGTCGGAGTATTTGCACTTTCTTTAATATTAGGTTCCACTTTAGGGTCCGAATTCCTTCCCAGGATCGACGAGGGAGAATTCGCCATCGACATAAAGCGACTTCCTTCCACGTCGGTGAATTATTCCAGAGAGACGAATACGGAAATCGAAAAGGTGCTCTCCAAGTTTCCGGAAGTCAAAAGCGTAGTAAGCAAGATGGGACGGGGAGAATCGGCGGCGGAGCCGATCGGAACGGAAGAGGGAGAATCCATGGTGAAGCTCGTTCCCGCCAAAGAATGGACGAGTGCCTCTTCCCGAGACGAACTCATGGATAAGATGAAGGAAGCGATCTTAAAATCCGTTCCTTCCAGTACGATTTCCCTTTCTCAGCCGATCGAGAACCGCGTGAACGCACTACTTTCGGGATCCAAGGCGGACGTGGTGATTAAGATCTACGGAGACGATTTAAAAACGCTCAAGGATACCGCGGCTCAATTCGCGGATAAGATCCGCAAGGTTCCTGGAGCGGCGGATCTACGAGTGCAAAGAGTATTAGGACTTCCTCTCATAGAGATCAAAGCGGATAGACAGAAGATGGCGCGTTACGGAGTAGAAGCCGAAGAGATTCTTACCACGGTGGAATCCTTACGTATCGGTAGACGTGCCGGAAAAGTTTTCGAAGGTTTCAAGAGATTCGATCTGGTAGTGCGACTCCAGTTGGACGTATCCGATTTGGATAAATTGGAAAATATACCCGTCATGACCTCCGGAGGGGTCACCATACCTCTGGGACAAGTCGCCTCCATAGAATTCGTGGAAGGACCGGCGGCCATATATCGCGAATCCTTAAAGCGTAGGATCATGGTGGAAACCAACGTGAGAGGAAGAGACTTGGTGGGATTCGTGAATGAGGCCCAAAAAGTCACCGCCGATCTGGAGAAAAATCTCCCGGAAGGATACAGAACGGATTGGGGAGGACAATTCGAGAACTTCACACGAGCCAAAAATAGGCTGCTACTCGTGGTTCCGATCGCTCTTGCGATCATCTTCGTAATGCTCATAGCCGCCTTCGGAAATATCTATTACGCAGCGGGAGTGTTCATCGTGGTTCCGCTCGCGGTGGCAGGAGGAATCATAGGACTCGTCATACGGGGTCTTCCATTCAGTATCCCAGCGGGAGTAGGATTCATCGCAGTGAGCGGTATTGCGGTATTGAACGGTGTGGTCTACGCCTCCACTCTGAAGGAAGAATTGGAAAAAGGAGTGGCAGTATCCGAGGCGGTAATACTCGCGGGGCTCCATTCCCTAAGACCCGTAATGACCACCGAAATCATAGCGGCGGTGGGATTCATTCCGATGGCGATTTCCACGATGGCGGGAGCGGAAGTGCAAAGACCTTTGGCTACAGTGGTGATCTTCGGGGTCATAGTGGCGACGGTTCTATCTAGGGTGCTCCTTCCTATCGTGATGGAATACCTACTGAATCTCTACCAAGATCAGGAAAGAAGAAAGCAATTACGTAAAAAGAAATTAGAAGCTGAGTTCCAGGCTTCGAGGGCCCAGGAAAGAGCGATTTTCCATTTCGATTCCCACAAAGAGACCGAGGAGATCTCCTGGAATTCCGAAGAATCGGAAGAAGAGGAAACGCCCAAAACCAAAAAAGTAAAATCGGGATCTAAAAAATCCAGAAAATAG
- the arsS gene encoding arsenosugar biosynthesis radical SAM (seleno)protein ArsS (Some members of this family are selenoproteins.), translating into MKSLLARGSELASSPEQFRILAESSERKSLPSFGEKLSEIGLLPLKPTGIDILQVNVGKLCNQTCKHCHVDAGPDRRESMSKEIMQECLTALATPGVNTLDITGGAPEMNPNFRWFVEEASKLGKKIMVRCNLTIVMAGEKYRDLPEFFAEHKVEVVSSLPYFQKRRTDAQRGDGVFDKSVEALKKLNAIGYGIPGSGLVLNLVYNPGGAFLPGGQSTLEGDFKRELLQNFGVQFNSLFTITNMPISRFLEFLLESGNLDSYLEKLVTSFNPAAALGVMCRNTLSVGWDGSLYDCDFNQMLDMQVAGNVTRISDFNKAKLEERSIRLDQHCYGCTAGAGSSCGGAIAE; encoded by the coding sequence ATGAAGTCCCTTCTTGCACGCGGAAGTGAACTCGCTTCTTCCCCGGAGCAGTTTAGAATTCTTGCGGAATCTTCCGAAAGAAAATCTCTTCCTAGCTTCGGAGAAAAGCTCTCCGAGATCGGTTTGCTTCCTCTGAAACCTACCGGCATAGATATCCTACAAGTAAATGTGGGTAAACTCTGCAATCAAACATGCAAACATTGTCATGTGGATGCCGGGCCGGACCGTAGAGAATCCATGAGCAAGGAAATTATGCAGGAATGTCTAACCGCTCTTGCGACTCCGGGAGTGAATACCTTGGACATCACCGGGGGAGCCCCGGAGATGAACCCTAATTTTAGATGGTTCGTAGAAGAAGCTTCCAAACTCGGCAAAAAGATCATGGTCCGCTGCAATCTGACCATAGTGATGGCGGGAGAAAAATACAGGGACCTTCCCGAGTTTTTCGCGGAGCATAAGGTGGAAGTGGTATCCAGTCTTCCTTATTTCCAGAAGAGAAGGACGGATGCGCAAAGAGGGGACGGGGTATTCGATAAATCCGTTGAAGCATTAAAGAAATTGAATGCGATCGGTTATGGAATTCCCGGCTCCGGATTGGTGCTGAATTTGGTATACAATCCGGGGGGAGCCTTTCTTCCGGGAGGGCAATCCACCTTGGAGGGGGACTTCAAGAGGGAACTTCTGCAGAATTTCGGAGTGCAATTCAACTCTCTTTTTACGATCACGAATATGCCGATCAGTCGCTTTTTGGAGTTCCTACTGGAAAGCGGCAATTTGGACTCTTATCTGGAAAAGCTTGTGACTTCCTTTAATCCTGCGGCAGCTCTGGGAGTGATGTGCCGTAATACCCTAAGCGTGGGTTGGGACGGCAGTCTCTATGATTGCGATTTCAATCAGATGCTGGATATGCAGGTTGCCGGAAACGTAACTAGGATTTCCGATTTCAATAAGGCAAAACTCGAAGAGAGATCCATCCGCTTGGACCAGCATTGCTACGGTTGTACAGCTGGGGCAGGTTCCTCTTGCGGCGGGGCCATAGCGGAATAA
- a CDS encoding LIC20153 family lipoprotein — MKQKTPWFLSVLLISALLLPGCEKKEDDKTTTTLALFGILLGGGGDCSVAFPGKSPVSINRTKTTKGSTSNVVWGRIPFVNHPIAIVEVLNATAGNTVTFTGVDSIDNPNESGDQATIYENTDCPLATSDLTNSSQFSTTTRGSAGPFVYTNVTGGSYYFLLYLIGGNPPAATVQYSP; from the coding sequence ATGAAACAAAAAACGCCTTGGTTCTTATCTGTGCTATTGATCTCTGCCCTGTTACTTCCGGGCTGTGAGAAAAAAGAGGATGATAAGACCACGACCACATTAGCCTTATTCGGCATTCTTTTGGGAGGAGGGGGCGACTGCTCCGTAGCTTTTCCTGGAAAGTCCCCCGTATCCATAAACCGTACTAAGACGACTAAGGGAAGCACATCTAACGTTGTATGGGGGAGAATTCCGTTCGTAAATCACCCGATCGCCATCGTGGAAGTCTTGAACGCGACTGCGGGAAATACGGTGACTTTTACGGGAGTGGATTCCATAGATAATCCGAACGAAAGCGGGGATCAAGCTACTATCTACGAGAATACGGATTGTCCTTTGGCGACAAGTGATCTTACGAATTCCAGCCAGTTCAGTACGACCACGAGAGGAAGCGCGGGGCCTTTCGTTTATACGAATGTGACCGGAGGTTCCTATTACTTCCTGCTCTATCTTATAGGAGGAAATCCTCCGGCAGCGACGGTGCAATATTCGCCGTAA
- a CDS encoding DUF4395 domain-containing protein: MIRIGNFPDTVNEYAARSVAGLVVLLSLSALLTQSVWLTAALLYGFLARVLYGPKFSLFARLAIHVIVPGLKLGSRTVPGPPKRFAQLVGLVFSSSALVLLLFGQIFYFQIVLGVLVFFATLESALGFCAGCFVFGYLMKWGIIPEEVCEKCNNLTFAPKS, from the coding sequence ATGATTCGTATAGGAAATTTCCCCGACACAGTCAACGAATACGCGGCCAGAAGCGTTGCCGGCCTCGTAGTTCTCTTAAGCCTAAGCGCCTTACTCACCCAATCCGTTTGGTTAACAGCCGCACTTTTATACGGGTTTTTGGCAAGAGTGCTGTATGGTCCGAAATTCTCTCTGTTTGCCAGGCTGGCAATACATGTGATCGTCCCCGGATTGAAATTAGGATCGAGAACGGTTCCGGGGCCCCCTAAGAGATTCGCTCAGCTAGTGGGTCTCGTTTTTAGTTCCTCCGCGTTAGTCCTTCTTCTTTTCGGACAAATATTCTATTTCCAAATCGTTTTGGGCGTATTAGTATTCTTTGCGACCTTAGAGAGCGCCCTGGGCTTTTGTGCGGGATGCTTCGTTTTCGGTTATTTGATGAAATGGGGAATCATCCCGGAAGAAGTCTGCGAAAAATGTAACAATCTGACATTCGCACCGAAAAGTTGA
- a CDS encoding class I SAM-dependent methyltransferase, protein MKSPKEHYDSFLSEKYAWMLGDWKEKEEEQFYLFQTWGLAPKGKGLAWDLGAGNGLQSLALERLGFDVLALDLSDQLLSEISLRKPDTKIRTKTIDIRNPELYRGEAPELLVCMGDTLPHLDSAPEVENLVSIWSSFLRPGSLLAIAYRDLSYGKQGNTLGFNVRSERDRIFSCILRFGEEKTEVTDIFQEWKDGAWVFSASSYNKLNLPLDRFLILLDRYGFSLKTEEEKKGMRYILAEKS, encoded by the coding sequence ATGAAAAGTCCCAAAGAACATTACGACTCCTTTCTCTCCGAAAAATACGCTTGGATGTTAGGTGATTGGAAGGAAAAAGAAGAAGAGCAATTCTACCTCTTCCAGACCTGGGGCCTTGCGCCGAAAGGCAAGGGGCTCGCATGGGACCTGGGCGCTGGAAACGGGCTGCAATCCCTGGCTTTGGAAAGGTTAGGTTTCGACGTTCTTGCTCTGGACTTAAGCGATCAGCTTCTCTCCGAAATTTCCCTTCGAAAACCGGATACTAAGATTCGTACTAAGACAATCGATATCAGGAACCCGGAATTGTACCGGGGAGAGGCCCCGGAATTATTGGTCTGCATGGGAGACACTCTCCCCCATTTGGATTCCGCCCCGGAGGTGGAGAACTTAGTTTCGATCTGGTCCTCCTTCCTAAGGCCCGGATCTCTATTAGCGATCGCTTATAGAGATTTGAGCTACGGAAAACAGGGAAATACTCTCGGATTCAATGTTAGATCGGAAAGGGATCGGATTTTTTCTTGTATTCTTCGTTTTGGAGAGGAGAAAACCGAAGTCACCGATATTTTCCAAGAATGGAAGGACGGAGCCTGGGTTTTTTCGGCGAGTTCGTATAATAAATTAAACCTTCCTCTCGACCGTTTCCTAATTCTTTTGGATCGATACGGCTTTAGCTTAAAAACGGAAGAAGAGAAGAAAGGAATGCGTTATATTCTGGCCGAAAAGTCCTGA
- a CDS encoding adenylate/guanylate cyclase domain-containing protein, with amino-acid sequence MKLRSFDTLANTLEKEILQSETIRSKILLGIFAFAGVLWTGLFFLAEKEFDLSTGMDFPFEILIATVFAGAFYEALFLLLLIRLQKKGAKLPLLPRYGNTLIETSLPGIVLLILVQLHPHPVIPINSPVSNLFLIFIILSVLRMEFGLSVFTGVVAGTEFILIGFKFMPEIPQGSDEAYTFFFAKLQMWIRAALFFSSGIVAGLVSMRMKTVLKNSIRNLEERNEVVGMFGQYVSPSVVDKLMSQKSETVSESKNVCVMFLDIRNFTKFSESKSPTEVIEYLNTLFEDMIEIVNQNNGIINKFLGDGFMAVFGAPLSDEGKDVQNAVKASLEIQRKVGELNRSGKIPETKIGIGLHSGEAMTGNVGSSQRKEYTIIGDTVNLASRVEQLNKDFGSEILLTDSVFEEVKHTIEAESLPPVKVKGREKEVFVYRLV; translated from the coding sequence ATGAAACTTCGAAGCTTTGATACCCTGGCCAATACTCTGGAGAAGGAGATCCTACAAAGCGAAACGATCCGCAGTAAGATTCTTCTGGGGATTTTCGCCTTCGCGGGCGTTCTTTGGACGGGACTTTTTTTCTTGGCCGAAAAGGAATTCGACCTGAGTACCGGCATGGATTTTCCTTTCGAAATTCTCATCGCCACCGTATTTGCAGGAGCGTTCTACGAGGCTTTATTTCTACTACTTCTCATCCGACTGCAAAAAAAAGGAGCAAAACTCCCTTTATTGCCGAGATACGGAAACACGCTCATAGAGACCTCTTTGCCGGGAATCGTTTTACTGATCTTAGTACAACTTCATCCTCATCCTGTCATCCCCATCAATTCCCCGGTAAGCAATCTATTTCTCATTTTCATAATATTATCGGTTTTAAGAATGGAATTCGGACTTTCGGTTTTCACAGGAGTCGTAGCCGGAACAGAATTCATTCTGATCGGATTTAAATTCATGCCGGAAATCCCGCAAGGATCCGACGAGGCCTACACGTTCTTCTTTGCCAAATTGCAAATGTGGATACGAGCGGCACTATTCTTCAGCTCCGGAATCGTCGCAGGACTCGTGTCCATGCGCATGAAGACGGTTCTCAAAAATTCCATCCGAAATCTGGAGGAGAGAAACGAAGTGGTGGGTATGTTCGGCCAATATGTTTCCCCTTCGGTGGTGGACAAACTGATGAGTCAGAAGTCAGAGACAGTCTCCGAAAGTAAAAACGTATGCGTCATGTTCCTGGACATCCGGAATTTCACAAAATTCTCCGAGTCCAAGAGCCCTACGGAAGTCATAGAATACCTGAACACCCTCTTCGAAGACATGATAGAGATCGTGAACCAAAATAACGGAATCATAAATAAGTTTTTAGGTGACGGATTCATGGCCGTCTTCGGAGCTCCCCTCTCCGATGAAGGAAAAGACGTACAAAATGCGGTAAAGGCCTCGCTCGAGATCCAGCGTAAAGTCGGAGAGTTGAACCGATCCGGAAAAATTCCCGAAACCAAGATCGGAATCGGGCTGCATTCCGGAGAGGCGATGACCGGAAACGTAGGATCTTCCCAGAGAAAGGAATACACGATCATCGGAGATACGGTCAATCTTGCCTCCCGAGTGGAGCAGTTGAACAAGGACTTCGGATCGGAGATCCTTCTTACGGATTCAGTATTCGAAGAAGTAAAGCATACGATAGAAGCGGAATCCCTTCCTCCCGTAAAAGTAAAAGGAAGAGAGAAAGAAGTCTTCGTCTATCGGTTAGTTTGA
- a CDS encoding TetR/AcrR family transcriptional regulator has translation MSSPEKGPKDRILETAVRLFQTQGYGNTGINQIIQESKTAKASFYDYFPSKDDLGKAYIEFYGKEQLKLLELLKKRSDSPKDFVLAWTQILRRQTRNSGFAGCPMANTAAQIASTSAPISEEVRKLALKTIDFLTSYLKELQQKGKLKKDTDPQTMARRVFACYEGVLQIWKLTGKVSALDDLPGMADSILQGKGKN, from the coding sequence ATGTCAAGCCCGGAAAAAGGTCCAAAGGACAGGATTTTAGAGACTGCGGTTCGTCTCTTCCAGACCCAAGGATACGGAAATACCGGAATCAATCAGATTATCCAGGAATCCAAAACCGCCAAGGCCAGTTTTTACGATTATTTTCCATCCAAAGACGATTTAGGAAAGGCTTATATAGAATTTTACGGAAAAGAACAGCTAAAGCTTTTGGAACTATTGAAAAAGCGCTCCGATTCTCCCAAGGATTTCGTTCTAGCATGGACCCAAATCTTAAGGAGGCAGACAAGGAATAGCGGGTTCGCAGGATGTCCTATGGCCAATACTGCCGCACAAATTGCCTCCACCTCCGCTCCGATTTCGGAAGAAGTACGGAAATTGGCGTTAAAGACCATTGATTTTTTAACGAGCTACCTGAAGGAACTCCAACAAAAGGGAAAACTAAAAAAAGATACGGATCCCCAAACTATGGCAAGAAGAGTGTTCGCCTGTTACGAAGGAGTTTTGCAGATCTGGAAGCTCACCGGAAAAGTCTCCGCTTTGGACGATTTACCCGGAATGGCGGACTCTATTCTACAAGGAAAAGGAAAGAACTAG
- a CDS encoding arsenosugar biosynthesis-associated peroxidase-like protein yields MSQNNTYYHPEDLKKFGNIGEFGPDLAKKFFDYYGSVFADGALSAKEKSLIALAVAHVVQCPYCIDAYTTDTLEKGATEEQLWEAIHVGAAIRGGASLVHSVQALNKVKELGI; encoded by the coding sequence ATGTCTCAAAACAACACTTACTATCATCCGGAAGATCTGAAGAAATTCGGAAATATCGGAGAATTCGGACCGGATCTGGCCAAGAAATTTTTCGATTATTACGGATCCGTCTTTGCGGACGGAGCTCTGAGCGCAAAAGAAAAGTCTCTAATCGCTTTAGCCGTCGCACATGTGGTGCAATGTCCTTATTGCATAGACGCATATACCACGGATACTTTGGAAAAAGGCGCCACCGAAGAGCAACTCTGGGAAGCCATTCATGTAGGAGCTGCGATTCGCGGAGGAGCTAGCCTCGTTCATAGCGTCCAAGCCTTGAACAAGGTAAAAGAATTAGGGATCTAA